One genomic segment of Gammaproteobacteria bacterium includes these proteins:
- a CDS encoding alpha/beta hydrolase translates to MLVSLIFALIGAWVFLALILYVFQPYFIYFPLRQLTATPELVGLKFESVEFYTNDGVRLHGWYIPTEDPRAVLLFLHGNAGNISHRLESLSIFNQLNLATFIFDYRGYGLSEGKPSEKGTYRDAEAALQYLTEERHVPKEQIIIFGRSLGAAVATWLASEYQAGALIAESAFTSVADMARRYYPYLPAALLTRVRYPTLSRIRKVSCPLLIVHSLTDEIVPYQHAQRLFEAAQEPKSFLELQGGHNEGFLSSGQHYITGVDQFISKYFPD, encoded by the coding sequence ATGCTAGTCTCGCTGATCTTTGCCCTCATTGGCGCCTGGGTTTTTCTTGCGCTGATCCTTTACGTCTTTCAACCGTACTTCATCTATTTCCCGCTTCGCCAACTCACCGCAACGCCGGAGCTGGTGGGTCTAAAGTTTGAATCTGTCGAGTTCTACACAAATGACGGGGTTCGGTTGCACGGGTGGTACATTCCAACAGAAGATCCTCGCGCCGTGCTGCTGTTCCTGCACGGGAACGCAGGCAATATCTCCCATCGTCTGGAGTCGCTTTCGATCTTCAATCAGCTTAACCTCGCAACCTTTATCTTTGATTACCGAGGTTACGGATTGAGTGAAGGCAAGCCGTCGGAGAAAGGCACCTACCGGGATGCTGAAGCAGCGTTGCAATACCTGACGGAAGAGCGACATGTACCAAAGGAACAGATCATCATCTTCGGTCGATCGCTAGGCGCTGCAGTTGCCACATGGTTAGCGAGCGAATATCAGGCCGGGGCCTTGATCGCCGAGTCTGCATTTACATCCGTCGCTGACATGGCAAGGCGTTACTACCCGTATCTGCCCGCTGCGCTGTTGACGCGAGTCCGATACCCAACACTCTCCCGTATCCGGAAAGTCTCCTGTCCCCTATTGATTGTCCACAGCTTGACCGATGAAATCGTGCCGTATCAGCACGCGCAGCGCCTCTTTGAAGCCGCCCAAGAACCGAAGTCATTCCTTGAACTCCAGGGGGGTCACAATGAGGGATTTCTGAGCAGCGGGCAGCATTACATTACGGGCGTAGACCAGTTTATTTCTAAATATTTTCCAGACTGA